Below is a genomic region from Paenibacillus pabuli.
GAATGCCATTTTCTTTGAACTGGGTTAACTTCTTCTGGATATGCTCCTTGCCTGCTTCCAGATCCGATACGCTGATCTCACCTACTTCATATTTCGTCTGAAGCTTCAGCAGTTCAGGAAGATACGAAACTGTCACAGGTGTTTTGGGATCGTTCGCGATCTCGGTGTCAGCCAGTGGAATTCCGTTCAGGTAATGTACCCCGCTCAGGATCGTACGATTGTTTTTCGGATAGCCGGGTGCAATCATCATGAAATCCGGTTTAATCACGTCGTACAAAGCATCAATCTCGATTCCGATGTTACCACGCATGGTGGAATCCATTTTTTTGAAAATGGTATCGAATCCATTTCTCGTCAGAAACTCGGCTGCATTACGAACGCGCTGATAAGCTTCATCCGAGGCAATGGAACGGCTGTCCGTGTCGAAAACAACAGCATCGTAATGACGAATATTATTCTCGTCCATGTTAAATAATACACTGGTTTTCAAGCCATGACGGGCAAGCTGAACCCCGCTGTCATTGGCACCAGTCAGATCATCTGCAATAATGGCTAATTTCATGCTGTTCTCGCCTCCTTGAGAAAAAAGTGAATTCATGTCGGCTCAGGATAAGTTCGTTGCTTTATGTGGTCGGTCTTTGATTGTATTTCTCGACGCCGCCTGATTTCTCCAGCCGTTTGGATAGGAAACCAATGAAGATCGGCAATAGAATAGCGGTCGTTACGACACTTGCCGCAATTTGTACGGTAGCAATTTCAGCAATAGGGGCAAAGGAAGCATTAGCAGCCACAATGGCAGCAGGTGTACCTACAGCGTTACCCGCTGTGGAACCTTCCGAAGCTCCGACAATAGGATTCCAGCCGATGGCTTTGAAGAGCAGGTAGCCAACGCCGCCAGTGATCAATACTGTGATTACACCCAGCATGATGCCGCTTAGTCCGCCTTGAATGATGGACGAGAAGTTGATTCCCATACCCAGTGAAAAGGCGAAGAATGGAACGAGCTTGTCACTGCCTTTATGCAGCCATTCAGCCAAGTTGCGATCCAGGTTACCAATAACCACACCGACGATCAGTGGAAGCAGTACGGCTACAAAAGCCATCGGGGAGAACATGCCATTGGCAAAGCCCATTGCACCGAAAATAGAGAGTGCAACCATGGTAAGAAAAGGTCCGTCGCTGAGCGCGAGGAATGGATAAGCTGCCTTGTCATCCTCTTTGCCGTATTGTCCGGCCAGTGCGATGTACAGTCCGCCGTTGGAATTCGTCATCGCAGCAATAATGGCAAGTGGTGCCAGACCAAGGAATAATCCATTGGAATCCGCGAAGAAAATGGCGATCAAACCTAATATTGCACCAACAGCCCACTTGAACACAAGCAGTGTAATACCTTTACCGACAGATGAGCCGGCTGTCTTGAACGTAATCTGTGTTCCGGCAATCAGGAGGAACAAAGCGATCAATGTGCTTGAACTGTTAACGAAGAGGGCTTCGGTAAATCCACCAATCCGCAAGGCATTGGGGAAGAATGTGTTAATCGTTGCACCAAGCAACAGCGGGACAACCATCATACCGCCAGGAATACGATCTAATGTTGCTTTAATGTTCATAGTAGTAGCTCCTTTGAGTGAGTAATCGTTTTCATGAAGCGCTTGCAGGGACTATCTTATCTCAGATTGTTTATTTTAGCAACAATAATTTACTGTAAATTTAAAGTAATTGCTTAAGTGTTTAATAATGCAACATATTAGGCAACAAAAAAAGCACAAACTTAAAGATTATTCTTTAAGTTTGCGCCAAAGTGTGGCTCGGTTAATCCCCAGGCGATCCGCAGCCTTGGATTGATTGTTATTTTCTTCTTGCAGAACATGTTGAATAATTTCTTTCTCGATTTCTTTCAGCGTACCGTTCAACCTCATCGTATTGGAGGCAGATTGCTGATGGAGCAAACGGGACAGGGTGTCCGTAGAAATCACATAATCCTGCTCATTCAGGGCAGCCTGTTTGATAAGATGCTTCAGCTGGCTGACTGTCATCTGTGGAACCTGCTCCCGGATCAGCTGCAGGGCGTCCTCCTTTATCTTCACCGCAGCGGTTCCATACTTATGATAGTAGTCGGTGAGGAACTGCTGAATCAGTGGAGCCAGATCCTCCACCCTCTCTGCAAGACTTGGCATAATCATGGTACTCAGCTCGATATCAAGCGTCCAAAACGGATTCAATGGCTCTTCTCCCAGAATGAATATGCCAATCTGCCTGTTTAGACAAGTTTGAATGAATGAGGTCACCTCTTCATCATGTAATCGGTTTTCAATATGATTCATCTCCACGTTGCGGACCTTGGAGAGCGGTATTTTGTGCAAATGACCTGCAGGTACCTGGGACAGATCCATTTGCAGCAGGAGCCCGCCACCTGAGTACATCTGATGCATGTGTTTCACGAGAAAAGATTTGCCTGAATCCGCATGTCCCAGCAGATAAATGGGTTCGTGATTTTCATACAGTGCCCGAAGATTCTTCAACATCACCTGCATGGCTGGTGATTCTGCAACAATGGGCTCTATGGATATATCCGTGTAGGTGGTTATGCCAAATTGTGCAAAGTGGTAAGGCAGTCCCTTTTCGAGAGTGTAGACTTTGTAACCCTTATTATTCAGCGTCGTTTCATAGGCCGTAACAGTTAGCTGATAATCGTCAACCATGAACACATGTTGAACCTGGGATTGCTCAAATTCCAGATTGGTATTAATCAAATGAATGTAATTATCCGTCAGTGGGTTCTGCTCGAAATCCGTCAGGTTCTCAAATACGATATCGTTCTGTTCATCTAAAATAAGCAGATTGGGGTGCTCCTGTGTGACCAGATTATTTAGAATGACGGATATGGCATGATTTTTGCTCAGATAGCGAAATACCAACTGGGCATCTTCAAGGGCGCGCAGAATGGCCTCCTTACCGGACTGGATCAGTAATCCTTCGAGCCCATAGGTTCTGGCGGTATCTACGGTGATGACATCCCCGACAATCTGGCGGTATCCGGATGCTTTCAGTTCCAGCAGCAGCCTGGCAACATCTTCGGAACTGCGAATCGTATATACCTTGAGCGGAAGGTCCATCAGATCAATGATAGACTGTGCACCCGATGTGATGTTGGAAAAGCCAACAATGGCCGTTTTACCGTTAAACTGGCTGGCAAGTGTAAGAGAACGGATCATGTCATATCCTGACAGCTGCACATCGATGACGGGAATGGTGACCGCTTCCTTAATCAGTTGAGCGGTACCCCCACGGCTAATGATAATTTCCGCACCGTTTCGTTCGGCTTGTGAAGCCAGTTCAGCCCCCTTGGCCAAGTCTCCCACATCGCACTGAATCGATAATTGAGGAAAACGGGGAATGCATTCTTGTATAATAGTAATCATGGATTCGTAAGGAGCAATGATATGAACTCGTGTACGCATAATGTTCCTGCCTTTTATAGAAATCTCATTTCATGGTTCCCTTATTATAGCCAACTTACGAGGGATTGGCACCTTTGGCTCAGGACAGCTTCAGGTGCAGGATGGTAGAGAGTGGATTGCCATGCTGTTTGCTGCACTCCATACCGTGTGATAATTATCACGGAAGTTCGGAATCCATTTTTTCAAAATGAATACATAAGCATAACGATGGCAAGGGAAGAAAGGAGCGTCATGCGATGTCCGCATTTCGTGAAACGGTAGAGCAGGATCATATCATTCAATGCGTGGTCAGTGAGTTTCCGTGCAGAGTACTCTGGAGCGAAGGTCGCCCATGCCTGGAGTATCAACGCGAAGAGGATCTGAAGCATATTACTGAATATGTTGAGGCAAACTTTGGCGTAGAGCTGCTGGATGTATTCTTCACGGCGGTAGAGAGTCTTCCCGCCTGATCCGGATATCCATATCGCTAAGAATGGAAATGGCTATATGCAAGAAACCATCAGCATAAGCTGATGGTTTTTCATTTGGGAGTTCCCTGTCCAATCCAGAGGAATGAAACCCCGTTCCCGGAATTCATGTATTATAGGGTATATGTAAACTTTTCGGAGGAGGAACGTCAAATGGGAATCTTATCGAGGTTTAGGGACGTGATGAAGGCCAATGTGAACAGCTTGCTGGCTCGGGCGGAAGATCCGGAGAAGACTGTGAATGAATACATGCGGAGTCTGAGCAGCGATCTGGGTCAGGTGAAGGCGGAGACGGCAGCTGTTCTGACGGAGGAGAGCAGGGCGAAGCGAGCTTTGGACGAATGCAGTGCTGAGATGAAGAAGCTGCAGCGGTATGCAGAGAAGTCGGCAGAGTCAGGCGATGAAGATAAGGCGCGGAGTTTTCTGGAGAAGAAAGTGAAGCAGACGGACAAAATGAACGAATTACAGGCAGCTTATGAGCGTGCCTCCGCGAAAGCCAAAATGATGAAGCATATGAATGAGAAATTGGTAGCAGACCTGGGACAATTGGAAGCCAGACATACCGAGCTGAAAGGCAGAATGGCAGAGGCGAAAGCCCAGCAGCAGGCCAATGAACGGAATGCTTCTGCAGGAAAAGCAAACGCGGCTTTTCAGGCGATGGAAGAGAAGGCCAATCAGGCTTTGAACGAAGCAGAGGCACTTGCCGAGCTCCGGGCAGGGAAGCAGGAAGATGATCTGGATGAACTTATTGCGCAGCTGGAGAGAGAAATGAACGCGGAAGCGGGTAATAGTGACAATAAAGCTCCGAGTGCGGAGGAAGAACTCACAGCAATTCAGGAGAAGCTAAAGAATAATTAGGATGGATACGATTATATTTCGTTAATATTGAGGTGAGCAGATGCCAGTTATTGAATACAAGTGTCCCAACTGTGGCAGTGGTATGGTTTTTGACAGCGCGACAGGTTCATTATCCTGCCCAAGCTGTGGGCGACAGGACAACATTGAGCAAATCCCGGACCCGCTCAAGAAACAGGTGTTCACGGAAAATGAAGTGAAGCAGTATCACTGTAACAGCTGCGGCGCGGATATCGTCACGGAACCGGAGACGAGTGCAACCACGTGCAGCTTTTGCGGGGCAGCTGTTGTGCTGAGCGATCGGCTGACGGGTGATCTGGCACCCGTCATGGTTATTCCGTTTTCCATCAGCAAGGAGCAGGCGAAGCAGGCATTCAAAAAGTGGTGCCGGAACGGCCTGCTGACCCCGAGCGGATTCATGAGCGCAGATCGGATTCAGAATATTACCGGGATGTATGTGCCGTTCTGGTTATATGAGTTACATAACAACATCGAAGTTCACGGCCGCGGAACCAAGGTGCGAACCTACACGCAAGGCGACTACCATTATACGGAAACACAGCATTTTGATATTTATCGGAAAATCCGGCTCAACTATGTGAACCTGCCCATTGACGCTTCGGAGAAAATGAAGGATGAGCTGATGGATAAGCTGGAGCCGTTTCCCTATAACGAGTTGAAAGAGTTCAAAACCCCGTATCTTGCGGGATACATTGCAGAAAAATACAGCTATACCGATGAAGAGTTATATCCACGGGCCAAGGAGAAGACCCGATCTTATATTGATTCGTATATCGCTTCAACCGTATCCGGTTATAACAGTGTGAGTTACACGGACAAACAAATTGATACGACGCTTAAAAATGCAGACTATGTGCTGCTTCCCGTATGGATGGTCTATTATGACTTCAATCGTTCCCAATATACCTTTGCCATGAATGGTCAAACGGGGAAGGTGGTCGGCAAACCTCCGATTAGCAAAGCCAAAGTGGCCGGATGGTTCGCCGGCGTTTCCGCCGTGTCCTTATTGTCCTTGAAACTGGTCTCCTGGATGATGGGAGGTGGATTCCTGTGAAACAGGCCAAACAGCTTGCAATGGTGACCACCCTGGTAATGATGGTGTTTGGTCTGGCATTCTCCTTTTTGACGGTTCAGACCGCCTCGGCAGCCGAAAGTAAAAATCTCATCTATGATGAGGCCAATCTGCTGAGTGAGCAGGAGAAAAGTGAATTGAATGCACTGGCGAATGAATATGGTGCCGAGAGACAGACGGATTTTATTATTTTTACTTCTAATAATGAAGAGCACAAGAATGAAGAATTGCTAACGGAGGATTTCTACGACGAGCGAGCGCCCGGTTACGATAAGGCTCACGGAAACACGGTCATTTTGACACTTGATATGTACAATCGAAAAATGTATTTGGCTGGCTTTTACAAAGGAGAAGAGTATATCGACAACGGGAGGGCTGTTAAAATTACAGCCAAAATAGCCCCGGATGTAACGGACGGGAATTATAGACTGGCTTTTGAAAAATATCTGGACCTGTCCTATGAATATATGGGAATTAAGCCTGGTGTGAACCCGGATAACATTCTTTTCAAAACCTGGTTTCAACTCGCTGCATCCTTGGCAATCGGAGGAATCGTTGTTGGTGTGATGGCCTACCGTTCAGGAGGGAGGGTTACCGTCAATCGAGCGACATATGAGGATTCCGGTTCCTCCAGTGTCATTGATCGTCAGGATCGGTATATCCGTACAACGGTCACCAAACAAAAAATAGAAAGAAACAATAACAACGGCGGCGGAGGCGGCGGTGGTGGAGGTACCACCCGAGGCGGCCATTCACATAGCGGCAGCAGTAGATCTTTTTAGCATATAAAGGACCACATAGAAGGGATGGGAACGAGTATGGGATTTTTCAAAAATCAATTTTCGAATGTAGTAGAATGGGAAGAATTCAGAGACGACATGATTTTTTGGAAATGGAGCAACCGGGAGATCAAGAAGGGCAGTAAACTGATTATCCGTTCGGGTCAGGATGCGATCTTTTTGAACAACGGAAAGGTTGAGGGAATCTTTGAAGATGAGGGCTCATTTAATATCGATTCTGAGATCATTCCGTTTCTATCTACATTAAAAGGGTTTAAATTCGGGTTCAACAGCGGCATGCGGGTCGAAGTGCTGTTTGTGAATACAAAGGAATTTACCGTTCGGTGGGGAACGCAAAGTCCTGTACTGATTCCGACACCTCAGCTTCCGGGCGGAATGCCGATTCGGGCCAATGGTACGTTCAACTTCAAGGTGAGTGACTACGTCACGCTCATTGATAAAATTGCCGGCATCAAGCAGAGCTATCTGGTCGAGGATGTCAAAATTCGCATGACTTCTGTACTGGATCAGCTGCTTATGAAGTGGATTAGCCGTGAGGGCAAGGATATGTTCAACCTGCAGGCGAACGCGTCGGAGATTGCAAAAGGCATACAAGAAGACCTGGATATGCAAATGATGGACATCGGAATCGGCATTACCGGATTCCAGGTGATGAGTTTCAATTACCCACAAGAGATTCAGGATATGATTACGAAGACCGCTTCGCATGAGATGATCGGTAATCTGCAGAAATACCAGCAGGTTAGCATGACGGATGGCATCGCATCCGGCAAGGTGAAAGGCGGCGGCGCAGCATCGGATATGGCGGGCATGATGATGGGCATGAATATGGCTAACGAAATGATGAAGAACATGAACCAGAATCAAGGCCAGAATCAAAATAATAATAACAACAGTTCAGGCCAAAATACGGATCAACCATCCGCGCCCAAGGGAGGAGCTTCTTCTGAGGGGGTCAAGAAGCCGAACTTCTGTCCCAACTGTGGTGCCAAAAATGAAGGAGCCAACTTCTGTCCGAACTGTGGTCAAAAGCTGGTTTAACATAACGGTATTTAAGAAGGGCTCACATCGGAGTGGAAACTCCGTATGGAGCCTTTTTTTCTTTTGTTATTTCATTTTGATAAAAGTGTTGACAATAACTCAAAAATGATTTATCTTTAATTTAAGATATTTAATTCAAAGGAAAATGACACCAAGAAAAATATCTGAATCCAAATTACAAGGAGAGAGATCAAGATGATGATTCCAACATTGACCAGAATAAATGAACTTTCCAGAAAAGCTAAAGAGGCAGAACTGACAGAGATGGAGAAAGCGGAACAAATTCGTCTGCGCCAGGAATACCTGCAAATCTTTCGCGGTTCGATCAATGATATTCTGCTGAATGTCACCATCTATGATCCGAACGGCGATGACGTTACTCCGGATAAACTGAAACAGGAACAGGCAAGCCAAAATAACAACTAAATTCAATCGGTCATATATCTTAATTTAAAGATAATACAAATTACAATAAATAATAAATGGCTTAAACCACCATATCCCATTCGAAAATCCAAGGAGGAATTTTTTATGACACTTCAAACTGCAGGTATCCACCATATTACGGCTTTTGCGGGAGATCCACAGGCCAATGTCGACTTTTACGCAGGGGTTCTGGGACTACGTCTTGTGAAAAAAACAATTAACTTCGATGCACCAGACGTGTATCATCTGTACTTCGGGGATGAAAAAGGCAGCCCGGGAACCATTATTACCTTCTTCCCGTCTGCCGGATCACCTCGGGGCAAAATTGGCGGTGGCCAAGTGGGCATTACCTCTTATGTCATTCCACCTGGGACTATTGGCTTCTGGCAGGATCGGTTGGAACGGTATAACATTGAGGTAACCAAAACAAGTCGCTTCAACGAAGAGCTTCTCCAATTCGAAGACAGCGAAGGCCTGCGGCTTGAACTTGTTGAACGGGAAGAAGGGGCTGCCAGCACATGGGAGCATGAAGGAATTCCGGCAGACAAAGCCATCAAAGGCTTCGGCGGTGCAGTCTTGTTCAGTGTGAATCCACAGAGAACAATGGATGCGCTGGAGAACATTCTGGGATTTGTCAGAGTGGATGAAAATGAAGAGTATGCCCGTTTCCGTTCCAGCGGAGATATCGGTAACGTCGTGGACGTTCCGGTTACGCGGATACCTCTGGGTGTAGGCGGCTCAGGCACAGTACACCACATTGCGTGGCGTGCCAAAGATTTTGAAGAGCATGAGGCATGGAGAGGGGCCGTATATCAATATGGCTACCAACCTACCCCAGTCCGTGACCGTCAATATTTTAACGCCATCTACTTCAGAGAAGCAGGCGGAATCCTGTTTGAGATTGCGACAGATCCACCGGGATTTGCCAAAGATGAACCTGCCGATGCACTCGGACAAAAACTGATGCTGCCGGAGTGGTTCGAACAATACCGTGAACAAATTGAAGGCAATCTGCAGCCGATTGTGGTAAGAACATTGGAACCTGCAACAGCTGCTGGGTAATGGACAATATAAACCATAGCGGCCAGAACGATGTTCCGGCCGCGAATGGATTAACTTTTACATAAGGCACATAATGACTTGAAAT
It encodes:
- a CDS encoding SPFH domain-containing protein — translated: MGFFKNQFSNVVEWEEFRDDMIFWKWSNREIKKGSKLIIRSGQDAIFLNNGKVEGIFEDEGSFNIDSEIIPFLSTLKGFKFGFNSGMRVEVLFVNTKEFTVRWGTQSPVLIPTPQLPGGMPIRANGTFNFKVSDYVTLIDKIAGIKQSYLVEDVKIRMTSVLDQLLMKWISREGKDMFNLQANASEIAKGIQEDLDMQMMDIGIGITGFQVMSFNYPQEIQDMITKTASHEMIGNLQKYQQVSMTDGIASGKVKGGGAASDMAGMMMGMNMANEMMKNMNQNQGQNQNNNNNSSGQNTDQPSAPKGGASSEGVKKPNFCPNCGAKNEGANFCPNCGQKLV
- a CDS encoding 2-keto-3-deoxygluconate permease gives rise to the protein MNIKATLDRIPGGMMVVPLLLGATINTFFPNALRIGGFTEALFVNSSSTLIALFLLIAGTQITFKTAGSSVGKGITLLVFKWAVGAILGLIAIFFADSNGLFLGLAPLAIIAAMTNSNGGLYIALAGQYGKEDDKAAYPFLALSDGPFLTMVALSIFGAMGFANGMFSPMAFVAVLLPLIVGVVIGNLDRNLAEWLHKGSDKLVPFFAFSLGMGINFSSIIQGGLSGIMLGVITVLITGGVGYLLFKAIGWNPIVGASEGSTAGNAVGTPAAIVAANASFAPIAEIATVQIAASVVTTAILLPIFIGFLSKRLEKSGGVEKYNQRPTT
- a CDS encoding DUF896 domain-containing protein; this encodes MIPTLTRINELSRKAKEAELTEMEKAEQIRLRQEYLQIFRGSINDILLNVTIYDPNGDDVTPDKLKQEQASQNNN
- a CDS encoding ring-cleaving dioxygenase: MTLQTAGIHHITAFAGDPQANVDFYAGVLGLRLVKKTINFDAPDVYHLYFGDEKGSPGTIITFFPSAGSPRGKIGGGQVGITSYVIPPGTIGFWQDRLERYNIEVTKTSRFNEELLQFEDSEGLRLELVEREEGAASTWEHEGIPADKAIKGFGGAVLFSVNPQRTMDALENILGFVRVDENEEYARFRSSGDIGNVVDVPVTRIPLGVGGSGTVHHIAWRAKDFEEHEAWRGAVYQYGYQPTPVRDRQYFNAIYFREAGGILFEIATDPPGFAKDEPADALGQKLMLPEWFEQYREQIEGNLQPIVVRTLEPATAAG
- a CDS encoding PspA/IM30 family protein, with translation MGILSRFRDVMKANVNSLLARAEDPEKTVNEYMRSLSSDLGQVKAETAAVLTEESRAKRALDECSAEMKKLQRYAEKSAESGDEDKARSFLEKKVKQTDKMNELQAAYERASAKAKMMKHMNEKLVADLGQLEARHTELKGRMAEAKAQQQANERNASAGKANAAFQAMEEKANQALNEAEALAELRAGKQEDDLDELIAQLEREMNAEAGNSDNKAPSAEEELTAIQEKLKNN
- a CDS encoding sigma-54-dependent Fis family transcriptional regulator, coding for MRTRVHIIAPYESMITIIQECIPRFPQLSIQCDVGDLAKGAELASQAERNGAEIIISRGGTAQLIKEAVTIPVIDVQLSGYDMIRSLTLASQFNGKTAIVGFSNITSGAQSIIDLMDLPLKVYTIRSSEDVARLLLELKASGYRQIVGDVITVDTARTYGLEGLLIQSGKEAILRALEDAQLVFRYLSKNHAISVILNNLVTQEHPNLLILDEQNDIVFENLTDFEQNPLTDNYIHLINTNLEFEQSQVQHVFMVDDYQLTVTAYETTLNNKGYKVYTLEKGLPYHFAQFGITTYTDISIEPIVAESPAMQVMLKNLRALYENHEPIYLLGHADSGKSFLVKHMHQMYSGGGLLLQMDLSQVPAGHLHKIPLSKVRNVEMNHIENRLHDEEVTSFIQTCLNRQIGIFILGEEPLNPFWTLDIELSTMIMPSLAERVEDLAPLIQQFLTDYYHKYGTAAVKIKEDALQLIREQVPQMTVSQLKHLIKQAALNEQDYVISTDTLSRLLHQQSASNTMRLNGTLKEIEKEIIQHVLQEENNNQSKAADRLGINRATLWRKLKE
- a CDS encoding TFIIB-type zinc ribbon-containing protein, which gives rise to MPVIEYKCPNCGSGMVFDSATGSLSCPSCGRQDNIEQIPDPLKKQVFTENEVKQYHCNSCGADIVTEPETSATTCSFCGAAVVLSDRLTGDLAPVMVIPFSISKEQAKQAFKKWCRNGLLTPSGFMSADRIQNITGMYVPFWLYELHNNIEVHGRGTKVRTYTQGDYHYTETQHFDIYRKIRLNYVNLPIDASEKMKDELMDKLEPFPYNELKEFKTPYLAGYIAEKYSYTDEELYPRAKEKTRSYIDSYIASTVSGYNSVSYTDKQIDTTLKNADYVLLPVWMVYYDFNRSQYTFAMNGQTGKVVGKPPISKAKVAGWFAGVSAVSLLSLKLVSWMMGGGFL
- a CDS encoding TPM domain-containing protein, with the protein product MVFGLAFSFLTVQTASAAESKNLIYDEANLLSEQEKSELNALANEYGAERQTDFIIFTSNNEEHKNEELLTEDFYDERAPGYDKAHGNTVILTLDMYNRKMYLAGFYKGEEYIDNGRAVKITAKIAPDVTDGNYRLAFEKYLDLSYEYMGIKPGVNPDNILFKTWFQLAASLAIGGIVVGVMAYRSGGRVTVNRATYEDSGSSSVIDRQDRYIRTTVTKQKIERNNNNGGGGGGGGGTTRGGHSHSGSSRSF